In the Caballeronia sp. M1242 genome, CGCATTCGGAATGCAGGCGCGTGAGCACCGATTCGCCGTTGCTCACATCGCCCATCACGAACGCGATGTGCTCGACATCCGTCTCCTTCACGCGATAAACGTACGAACCGAAGGTGCCGTAGCGCGTCGGAATGGTGGCGGTCGCGGCCAGTTCGACGTCCGCGCATTCGGCGCATTCGCCGAAGCGGTGATGAGAGTTCTGTACGTCCAGCGAGGGAGAAGCGGTTTTCATAGTCAATCAGCGAGTCCACGATGCCGGGAACGGCGGCAGATGCGCCGCGCAGGCCCGGCATGTCATGGTAAGGCCCATCGGGAAAGTTTGCAGATTGTCGCACGGCGCGCGCCGGCTTTACTCCTTTCCCCTATCGGCAACTCACGCCGGATTCTCGAACGTGCCGGGACTGCGGTCCGTCGCGCGCCATTCGGGTTTGCGCACCGGATCGGCCTTCTTCAGCGCCTCGCGCACGCCGGCTGCGTCGAGGTCCGCCGTGTAGACGGGCGTCGCGGGCTGCTGACGCCACGAGTCGTCGATTTCGCCGTTGTCGACCGCATCGAAGCCGATCTCGTCGATCAGCTTCATCACGATGGTCTTCGCGCGATGGTCGTCGCCCGATACCGGCAGCGCAATGCGCCCCGGCGTGCCCGCCGGCTTGCCGTTCTTGCGCAGATGCGCCGCGTAAATGTTGTTGAACGCCTTTACCACCGGCCGACCGATCTGCTGCTCGACCCAGCGGCTTTCCGGCATGCCCTTCTCGATCTCCTCGATGCGCCCGTCGCGCTGCTGCGGATAGTAGTTGCCGGTATCGACCACGACGACGTTCTCCGGCACGCCCGCGAACAGATTCTTCGGCAGATCCGGCACTTTCGACTCCGGAATCGTCACGACGATGAGTTCCGCGCCCTTCACTGCGTCGCGCACCTCGACGGCGGTCGCGCCCGTGGTCCGCTCGACGTCGCGCAGCGAGTCCGGCCCGCGCGAGTTGGCAATGTTCACGTCATGGCCGCACTTCGTGAAATGCTCGGCCAGAACCTGTCCGATGTTTCCCGCTCCAATGATTCCGATCTTCATGAACACCTCTTGATGGACGATTGAGGCAGACGTCTTCGCAAGCCGGATGCCGCCGGATTCCGCACGGTGGCAACGGGTGGATCGACACAATAGCCCAGATCAATTAGAATGATAAAATCAATCCACTTCCAAGGATTGATAGTTTTAGTTCATAATCCATTCACTCCTTCAACAACACAGCTAGAGGAATCTGCTAAATGCCGATCATCAACAGCCAAGTCAAGCCGTTCAAGGCCACCGCTTATCACAACGGCGATTTCGTGACCATCACCGACGAAAACCTGAAGGGCAAGTGGTCCGTGTTCGTGTTCTATCCGGCCGACTTCACGTTCGTCTGCCCGACGGAACTCGGCGATCTGGCTGATCGTTACGAAGAATTCAAGAAGCTGGGCGTCGAGATCTACGGCGTTTCGACCGATACGCACTTCACGCACAAGGCCTGGCACGACACGTCGGAAACGATCGCCAAGATCCAGTATCCGATGATCGGCGACCCGACGCTCGCGATCTCGCGCAACTTCGACGTGCTGATCGAGGAAGAAGGCCTGGCGCTGCGCGGCACGTTCGTGATCAACCCGGAAGGCGAGATCAAGCTGTGCGAAATCCACGACAACGGCATCGGCCGTGACGCGGGTGAACTGCTGCGCAAGGTGCAGGCGGCGCAATACGTCGCAGCGCACCCGGGCGAAGTCTGCCCCGCCAAGTGGACGCCGGGCGCTGAAACGCTGACGCCGTCGCTGGACCTCATCGGCAAGATCTAAGCCTCGTCATTCGACGAGCGCATCACGGACCTTGTCGCTGAATCGGCGGCAAGGTTAAAGCTCCAAACACGCTTTCGATGCGGCGCTTCGCGCCGTGTCGGAGCGTGTCCGCAACATCCCAAGAACAACGCCACGGAACGGACAACGCCATGCTGGACGCCAACCTCAAAAATCAGTTGAAAGCCTATCTGGAAAAGGTCACCCGGCCGATCGAGCTCGTCGCCTTCCTCGACGACAGCGACAAGTCGCGTGAGCTGAAGGGCCTGCTCGACGAAATCGCTTCGCTGTCGACGCAGATCAGCGTCGTCGAGAAAGGGGACGCCTCCGCGCGTCGTCCGTCGTTCACCATCGGCGAGCCGGGCAAGGGCGCGGGCATCCAGTTCGCGGGCATTCCGATGGGTCACGAATTCACGTCTCTCGTGCTGGCGCTGCTGCAAACCGGCGGCCACCCGATTAAGCTTGATGACGCGACCATCGAACAGATTCGCAATCTCGACGGCGACTATCGCTTCGAGACGTACTTCTCGCTGTCGTGCCAGAACTGCCCGGAAGTCGTGCAGGCGCTGAACGTGATGGCGATCATCAACCCGCGCATCAAGCATGTCGCGATCGACGGCGCGCTCTTCCAGAACGAAGTCGAAGAGCGTCAGGTCATGGCTGTGCCGACGATGTTCCTGAACGGCGAGAGCTTCGGCCAGGGCCGCAGCGGCGTGAAGGAAATCCTCGCGAAGCTGGATAGCGGCTCGGCCGCCCGTGCCGCGAAGGAACTGGAGAAGAAGCCGGTGTTCGACGTGCTGATCGTCGGCGGCGGGCCGGCTGGCGCGGCTGCGGCGATCTACGCGGCGCGCAAGGGCATCGCGACGGGCGTCGTCGCCGAGCGCTTCGGCGGTCAGGTGCTCGACACCATGGCGATCGAGAACTTCGTCTCGGTGCAGGAAACGGAAGGACCGAAGTTCGCCACGGCGCTCGAACAGCACGTGAAGAGCTACGATGTCGACGTGATGGACGTGCAGCGCGCCGAGAAGCTGGTGCCGGGCCGCATCCACGAAGTGCAACTGGCGAGCGGCGCGGTGCTGAAGGCGAAGACGATCGTGCTGGCGACCGGCGCGCGCTGGCGTGAAATCAACGTGCCGGGCGAGCGCGAGTATCGCGGACGCGGCGTGGCGTACTGCCCGCACTGCGACGGCCCGCTCTTCAAGGGCAAGCGCGTTGCCGTCATCGGCGGCGGCAATTCGGGCGTCGAGGCGGCGATCGACCTGGCGGGCGTGGTGGCGGCGGTGACGTTGATCGAATTCGGCGCGGAACTCCGCGCTGACGCGGTGCTGCAGAAGAAGCTGCGCAGCCTGCCGAACGTGACCATCGTCACGAGCGCGCAGACCACGGAAATCACCGGCGACGGCAAGAAGGTCAACGGCCTGAACTACACGGACCGCGCGACGGGCGCGAGCCACCGCGTGGAACTGGAAGGCGTGTTCGTGCAGATCGGTCTCGTGCCGAACACCGAGTGGCTCAAGGGCACGGTGGAACTGTCGAAGCACGGCGAGATCGTCGTCGATGCGAAGGGCGCGACCTCGGTTCCGGGCGTGTTCGCCGCCGGCGACGTGACGACGGTGCCGTTCAAGCAGATCGTGATCGCGGTCGGCGAAGGCGCGAAGGCATCGCTCGGGGCGTTCGATCACCTGATCCGCGCATCGGTGGAAGACGAAGCGCCGGCCGAGGAAGCAGTCGCCGCGTAAGTTAGCGGTCAGCGGTAGTAGTGAACGAAAGGCGAACGGAGCGATCCGTTCGCCTTTTTTACTTTCGTGCGCTCACTCCGCGTTCGTGCTCCTGGGCGTAAGAACAAGCGGAAACGTCACTTCGAACACGCTTCCGTGTCCCTTCGACGAATGGAAGCGCAATTCGCCATCGAGCGTGCGCGTCAGTTCCTTGACGATGGCAAGGCCGAGCCCCGTGCCGGGAATATCGTCCCCGGCGGCGCGCTGGAACTCCTCGAACACGCGCTCCTGATCCGCTTCGCTGATGCCGACGCCCGTATCGGCCACGCGCAGCCGCCAGCGGTCCTCGGGCGCGGCGGTGATCGACAACACGATCTCGCCCGACGACGTGTACTTGACCGCGTTGGACAGCAGATTCAGCGCGACCTGTTTGACCTTCAGCCGGTTCG is a window encoding:
- the ahpC gene encoding alkyl hydroperoxide reductase subunit C is translated as MPIINSQVKPFKATAYHNGDFVTITDENLKGKWSVFVFYPADFTFVCPTELGDLADRYEEFKKLGVEIYGVSTDTHFTHKAWHDTSETIAKIQYPMIGDPTLAISRNFDVLIEEEGLALRGTFVINPEGEIKLCEIHDNGIGRDAGELLRKVQAAQYVAAHPGEVCPAKWTPGAETLTPSLDLIGKI
- a CDS encoding NADPH-dependent F420 reductase — translated: MKIGIIGAGNIGQVLAEHFTKCGHDVNIANSRGPDSLRDVERTTGATAVEVRDAVKGAELIVVTIPESKVPDLPKNLFAGVPENVVVVDTGNYYPQQRDGRIEEIEKGMPESRWVEQQIGRPVVKAFNNIYAAHLRKNGKPAGTPGRIALPVSGDDHRAKTIVMKLIDEIGFDAVDNGEIDDSWRQQPATPVYTADLDAAGVREALKKADPVRKPEWRATDRSPGTFENPA
- the ahpF gene encoding alkyl hydroperoxide reductase subunit F — its product is MLDANLKNQLKAYLEKVTRPIELVAFLDDSDKSRELKGLLDEIASLSTQISVVEKGDASARRPSFTIGEPGKGAGIQFAGIPMGHEFTSLVLALLQTGGHPIKLDDATIEQIRNLDGDYRFETYFSLSCQNCPEVVQALNVMAIINPRIKHVAIDGALFQNEVEERQVMAVPTMFLNGESFGQGRSGVKEILAKLDSGSAARAAKELEKKPVFDVLIVGGGPAGAAAAIYAARKGIATGVVAERFGGQVLDTMAIENFVSVQETEGPKFATALEQHVKSYDVDVMDVQRAEKLVPGRIHEVQLASGAVLKAKTIVLATGARWREINVPGEREYRGRGVAYCPHCDGPLFKGKRVAVIGGGNSGVEAAIDLAGVVAAVTLIEFGAELRADAVLQKKLRSLPNVTIVTSAQTTEITGDGKKVNGLNYTDRATGASHRVELEGVFVQIGLVPNTEWLKGTVELSKHGEIVVDAKGATSVPGVFAAGDVTTVPFKQIVIAVGEGAKASLGAFDHLIRASVEDEAPAEEAVAA